A window of Apium graveolens cultivar Ventura chromosome 8, ASM990537v1, whole genome shotgun sequence contains these coding sequences:
- the LOC141678436 gene encoding uncharacterized protein LOC141678436 — protein MKADIPYPSKQPFCFNVIILKCNLQKSYAIHDQSRQLYRRKKIKLKMHKISGYTRQHYISQHVAKCYVQSNNSRLPRGPLLILLGLNLHLSRNDGGVWCSCRMGSCNTEPEGGGIPKGTFGVRMRKGIPKLIHYPNNMSAQLKDLAAKCRRIGGLNSLDTEKKKVGEGEDGGAGAGAGKTVPKRSGRTTIVINEPRAEAVKEKEKEKDKAPRKSKASPVEIGEEDDEGSGSRVSKKAATELVLDTPETLKALLASFTPETRRKELLKTMPLMPRGGSTGGSLSETSWLLCRRKSRL, from the exons ATGAAGGCCGATATTCCATATCCGAGTAAGCAGCCATTCTGTTTCAATGTAATTATATTAAAATGTAACCTGCAGAAATCATACGCCATCCATGATCAATCGCGTCAACTTTACAGGAGAAAGAAAATAAAACTTAAGATGCACAAGATCTCTGGCTATACAAGGCAACATTACATTTCTCAGCATGTTGCAAAATGCTATGTACAGTCAAATAATTCCAGATTACCCCGGGGTCCTCTCCTTATCCTACTCGGACTCAACCTCCATTTGAGCAGAAATGATGGCGGTGTGTGGTGTAGCTGTAGGATGGGCTCCTGCAACACGGAACCGGAGGGGGGTGGCATCCCCAAGGGCACCTTCGGTGTGAGAATGAGAAAAG GTATTCCGAAGTTGATTCATTACCCCAACAACATGTCTGCACAGTTGAAGGATTTGGCTGCAAAGTGTAGGAGGATCGGTGGTTTGAACAGTCTGGACACCGAAAAGAAGAAGGTTGGGGAGGGCGAGGATGGTGGAGCCGGTGCCGGGGCCGGGAAGACTGTGCCGAAACGTTCGGGGAGGACTACGATTGTGATAAATGAGCCCCGGGCTGAGGCTGTtaaggagaaagagaaagagaaagaCAAGGCCCCAAGAAAGAGTAAGGCTTCCCCTGTGGAGATCGGGGAGGAGGACGATGAGGGGTCCGGTAGCAGAGTTTCCAAGAAGGCTGCTACAGAGCTGGTTCTGGACACTCCGGAGACCCTCAAGGCATTGTTAGCTAGTTTTACCCCGGAGACTCGCCGGAAGGAATTGTTGAAAACTATGCCACTAATGCCGAGAGGAGGCAGTACCGGAGGGAGCCTCTCTGAGACTTCCTGGCTTCTATGCAGGAGGAAGTCACGGCTGTGA